The DNA region CGGTCGGCGATCTCATTGGTCGCACGATTGAGACCCACCATGCTTCCGCGACGCAGGAACAGCGTCCCGGTCGCGGCCGACAGCCAACCAACAAGCGGCCACCGGCGCACATTGTCCTTGGAAAGAAAACTCATGGGTCGCACCGAGTTCAGCGCCACGATGTCGATCCATGAGACATGATTCGCGACCATTAATGCCGGCCCTGAAACCGGCTCACCGACAACGGTAATCCGCAGGCCCAGGATCCTGGCGACCCGGGACATCCAAGCCTGAATGATCTCTTCGCCCGGCTTGTCCAGAAACCATCGATTTCCGAACCGGATCCGCAAGTACGCTGCCGCGGCAAAACCGCCGGCGATAAAGGCGAACAACATTGTCGCCCGTCCGGACAGCTGAACCAGTCTTCTCATACCGAGTTTTGCTCGAGGAAATGCCGTGCATACCGGCGGGCAATGTGTTCACGCTTGACCAGCACAAACACGTCGGCAACGCCGAAATCCTCATCGAGACAGGGTTCGCCGCAGATCACGGCACCCTGGCGCAGGTAGGCCTTGAGCAGGGTCGGTACGATGGCTTCGACGCTTGCTTCCCCCTTCCGGGGTCCGAGAGGAACACGGGGTTCGACGCGTAGCTGCTCCGGTGCAAAGTGGTGCGCACGCAGGAAGTCGGCCACGCCGTACACATAGCTCATGCCTCCCTCGATGGGGATACTCGCGCACCCAAAGAGGTAGTCGATGTCGTCCACCATGGTGAAACGCGCCAGCCCCTGCCACAGGACCGGCAGCGCCGCGCCGCGCCGATAGTCGCTGTGGATGCAGGTCCGCCCGATCTCGAGAAATCTGCCGCCGAGGGCATGAATTGCGCCGATATCGAACTCGGTCTCGGAATAAAATCCGCCGGCCCTGGCCGCGCCGTCGTTGTCCAGCAGGCGAGTGGTTGCAACCGCCTCGCCGGTCCGGACATCCCGCACCAGCAGGTGATAGCAGAACGGGTCAAAGCGATCGTGATCGAGGTCATCCGTGGAATGCAGGTCCGCGCCCATCTCTTGTGCGAAGACCCGGTAGCGCAAACGCTGACATTCGCGGATCTCTTCGGGGCTGTGGGCAACGGAGACGGCGTAACGATTGGCGCGGCCAGCTTCCGGCTCCGCGGGACGGGTTCTGCGCAGGGATGATGTCGGCAAGATCGCAATCCTCGTGATTGACTCACGGCGGACTTTAGCGACCCCGTTTGACGATTCAGTTACGTTGGTATGTCGGGAATATGAAGCTTCGAACCCGTGCCCGGGACCTAGGGGCTGACCCTTCCGGCCGTGGCGCTTGAGCGAACGGCCTCCCGCTCTCCAACCGCTTCGTACCATTGCTTCAGGTTTGGATAGGTATCGAGGTCGATTTCGCCCACATCTTCCACTACCGTCAACCACGGCCACAGGATCATGTCGGCGATGGAATAGGTTCCGGCAAGATAATCACGATCGCCCAATTGCCTTTCGAGCACCGCGAAGTAGCGGATCAGTTTGTCGCGATAGCGCTGGAGCACTGCATCGGACATTTCGTCCGAGGCATACACCATATAATGGTATAGCTCCCCCATCACCGGCCCCACATTCGCGGCCTCGAACAATAGCCATTTCATCACGTCCGCACGATCACCGCTGTCCTGGGGCAGAAACTGTCCGGACTTCTCCGCAAGGTAGTACAGCACCGCCGCCGATTCGAAAACGGCCGTCCCGTTGTCCTCGTCGACAATGGCCGGCACGGTCCCGTTTGGGCTGATGGCCAGGTATTCCTCCGTCGCATTGGCGTCGCTATGCTTCTCCAGGGCCCGGACCGTATAGGGGAGACTGGTCTCTTCCAGCATGATCAGGGCCTTGCGGATGTTGGGACTGATGCTCATCAAGGTATAGAGGGTGATCATCGTTCTGATTTCCTGATGTAATGGGTCGAGACCCGGATCCTGGGTCGTTTTTTGGGCGTGATTGTACGATCAATCGGGCGATGTGCGAAATGGCGCAGTCACACGATCGTCAATGCTTGCGATCCAAACTAGGTATTGCGTGCGGCGAGGCGATGCTTGGCAAAAATCGCTGCCAGGGAGGCGAGAAACAGTCCAATCAACGGTCCGACGACCGGGAGCACCAACAAATCTCCGGGCGAGCCCGCCGTTGTCGCGCCATACAGCACACTGGCGTAGAGGTAATACTTGATCGCCATGCCCAGAAACGTCGCGGGCACGAAGTGTCCAACTGGACATTCGAGCAGGCCGGAACTGTAGTTGATCACAGAATGGGGAAACCCCGGCAAGATGCGCATGGCGAAGATAGTAAAGAAATGGTCGTGGTCATGGAGCACACGATACGCACGGGAGCTCTGGACACGCTGAATCCAGGCCTCGCTCACACGTTCCGAAAAGTAGTATGCACCCACTCCACCGATGGTTCCGCCAATGGATAGGACAAGGGCCGCGTTAGTGGGCGGGTACAGGGGCGCGGCAACCCACAGCACGCAAGATCCAGGCAAGGCGAACATATACAGGATGACCTGCAGGTACCAACCAAACATCATAACCCGAGTAGCCTGTCAGTGCATATCCACCATCATTAGCTTCAACCAACGAAAAAGCTGCATCATATTCGGATCCTCCATAAGTTTGAGACCATGAAATGGTGCCATCCGCGTCAGTTTTAACCAGCCAAAAATCATCCTGTTTAAAAAGAACAGATTCTGTGGTGCCTGCTATGGCGTATCCGCCATCAGAAGTCTCAACCAAAGAATAAGCTCTATCATTGTTGGATCCTCCATACGTTTGACTCCACAATGTAGCAGCCTGAACCGAACCAAAAGGCACAATAGTACCTAACGCTGAAAACAAAAGTGCCATCATGAAAGCCGCCGCTAACACTTTCAACCAAAGCACCAAACAATACTACGTTAAACACCCACTTATCTTTTGCGGAAAAAAGGGAGTTACGAGGGAGATATCTCCACACTATAGGGATGCAATTCCCATCCCCAGCTCTTTCGTTATTTTGATACTCATTCATCTTCTTCAGGTTGGCTGAATTCCGTGGGAAGTTAAAGAAGTGCGCATTATGTCTCGTAATCCCGCATGTGTTCAAGGATTACTTTGTCTTTGATTGTGATTGTACAGAGTTTGTGATGTTTCTTGATTTTGCCGTAATCACTCAT from Acidiferrobacteraceae bacterium includes:
- a CDS encoding glutathione S-transferase family protein is translated as MITLYTLMSISPNIRKALIMLEETSLPYTVRALEKHSDANATEEYLAISPNGTVPAIVDEDNGTAVFESAAVLYYLAEKSGQFLPQDSGDRADVMKWLLFEAANVGPVMGELYHYMVYASDEMSDAVLQRYRDKLIRYFAVLERQLGDRDYLAGTYSIADMILWPWLTVVEDVGEIDLDTYPNLKQWYEAVGEREAVRSSATAGRVSP
- a CDS encoding VTT domain-containing protein, yielding MLWVAAPLYPPTNAALVLSIGGTIGGVGAYYFSERVSEAWIQRVQSSRAYRVLHDHDHFFTIFAMRILPGFPHSVINYSSGLLECPVGHFVPATFLGMAIKYYLYASVLYGATTAGSPGDLLVLPVVGPLIGLFLASLAAIFAKHRLAARNT
- a CDS encoding GNAT family N-acyltransferase, with translation MPTSSLRRTRPAEPEAGRANRYAVSVAHSPEEIRECQRLRYRVFAQEMGADLHSTDDLDHDRFDPFCYHLLVRDVRTGEAVATTRLLDNDGAARAGGFYSETEFDIGAIHALGGRFLEIGRTCIHSDYRRGAALPVLWQGLARFTMVDDIDYLFGCASIPIEGGMSYVYGVADFLRAHHFAPEQLRVEPRVPLGPRKGEASVEAIVPTLLKAYLRQGAVICGEPCLDEDFGVADVFVLVKREHIARRYARHFLEQNSV